One window of the Chanodichthys erythropterus isolate Z2021 chromosome 2, ASM2448905v1, whole genome shotgun sequence genome contains the following:
- the LOC137024147 gene encoding protein rapunzel-like: MSNPLERVVAQKKEAIEAVMEMFERGAEVLASAVGQMCPLFEASAPVLRLVLDNVESKEITYVKDQFLVVRSKLDVLSSQIEDINCEIKKGRLDSQFFTVEENICNQFRKYIDILEAKPEYKEVRKRLFLQHFPKTGGEKNLYMLYDAVMGNSTFGEPILDVVEEYEAKNRRFLEDFCVRLKELLCLGIIALLGYCFLTQGEEAEQEKIQDWSAKIQEIEMKMKETIEKCVQSFPEQAELDIKRLVKEREDGNLQEMAKELLDFLVKKYDWVSWSIRVVSNLGKIRTLRAGQNFQCVAGQSYFEVSQGNDVNLVVSFCSAPQPVPNESIKQMMEGPARKGDAKAVVELLEEQLAGFLVHAISRHKESFAVSSFPEECHYWDKHKSVNVCVHAEEI; this comes from the coding sequence aTGTCCAATCCACTAGAGAGGGTTGTAGCCCAGAAGAAGGAGGCGATTGAAGCAGTAATGGAGATGTTTGAGAGGGGAGCCGAGGTGCTGGCCAGCGCTGTTGGACAGATGTGTCCTCTGTTTGAAGCTTCTGCACCAGTTTTGAGGCTGGTCTTGGACAATGTGGAGAGCAAGGAGATCACATATGTCAAAGATCAATTTCTAGTTGTGAGGAGCAAATTGGATGTCCTCTCATCTCAAATAGAAGACATCAACTGCGAGATTAAAAAGGGACGCTTGGATTCTCAGTTCTTTACTGTGGAGGAAAATATATGCAACCAGTTTAGAAAATACATTGACATTCTGGAGGCCAAACCGGAGTACAAGGAGGTGAGAAAACGCTTGTTCTTGCAGCATTTTCCCAAAACAGGAGGAGAGAAGAATCTCTACATGCTTTATGATGCTGTGATGGGGAACAGCACTTTTGGGGAGCCAATCCTGGATGTTGTGGAAGAATACGAAGCCAAAAACAGGCGGTTCCTGGAAGACTTCTGCGTCAGGCTGAAGGAGCTGCTCTGCCTGGGAATAATCGCTCTGCTGGGATATTGTTTCCTTACTCAGGGCGAAGAGGCTGAGCAAGAGAAGATTCAAGATTGGAGCGCGAAAATCCAAGAAATTGAGATGAAAATGAAGGAAACGATAGAGAAATGCGTACAGTCATTTCCAGAGCAAGCTGAACTGGACATCAAGAGGCTTGTGAAGGAGAGAGAGGATGGGAACCTCCAGGAAATGGCCAAAGAACTGCTGGACTTCCTGGTGAAGAAGTACGACTGGGTGAGCTGGTCCATCAGAGTCGTTAGTAACTTGGGCAAAATTAGAACCTTGAGAGCTGGACAAAACTTTCAGTGTGTGGCCGGACAGAGTTATTTTGAAGTGTCTCAAGGAAATGACGTAAACCTGGTGGTCTCGTTCTGCAGCGCCCCTCAGCCTGTGCCCAATGAGAGCATAAAACAGATGATGGAAGGTCCTGCGAGGAAGGGAGATGCCAAAGCTGTCGTGGAGCTTCTGGAGGAACAGTTAGCTGGGTTTCTGGTTCATGCCATCAGTCGTCACAAGGAGAGCTTTGCTGTGTCCAGTTTTCCTGAAGAATGTCACTACTGGGACAAACACAAGAGCGTGAATGTCTGTGTGCATGCAGAGGAGATTTAG
- the LOC137037086 gene encoding protein rapunzel: protein MAENEILEDPEKLKRGLVKVLECVATISSAAAVVNPIFGVAGSLIRVVLHHVDDEDIQKLKREFGSVNRALDEISQQNQNVLLQIRKETVDGLYCRLEENIRNQFCKFMDTVEASAAHEQRRKEFEMSFVINQCDQNLHTLYGAVMGESKIFSLPILEVYMKHSQGDQRVMENLCTRLTYLFCIGLIALMSYAAIVGDDEEALSIEWEEKMKDVAKKMSEVLNAYE from the coding sequence ATGGCTGAAAATGAGATCTTAGAAGACCCAGAGAAGCTGAAAAGGGGTCTTGTGAAGGTTCTAGAGTGTGTGGCCACCATCTCGTCAGCAGCAGCGGTGGTCAATCCCATCTTCGGCGTGGCGGGCTCTCTCATCCGGGTGGTGCTGCACCATGTGGACGATGAAGACATTCAAAAACTCAAACGTGAGTTTGGCAGCGTGAATCGAGCCCTGGATGAAATCTCACAGCAAAATCAGAATGTATTGCTTCAGATCAGAAAGGAGACAGTGGATGGCCTGTACTGTCGTTTAGAAGAAAACATTCGCAATCAGTTCTGTAAATTCATGGACACCGTGGAGGCATCGGCAGCACACGAACAGCGCAGGAAGGAATTTGAAATGAGCTTTGTGATCAATCAGTGTGACCAGAACCTGCACACACTGTACGGTGCTGTGATGGGCGAATCAAAGATCTTCAGCCTGCCTATTCTAGAGGTGTACATGAAACATTCACAGGGTGACCAGCGCGTCATGGAGAACCTCTGCACGCGACTCACATACCTGTTCTGCATCGGCCTCATTGCTCTCATGAGTTATGCTGCCATCGTCGGAGATGATGAGGAAGCTTTGAGCATCGAGTGGGAAGAGAAAATGAAAGATGTggcaaaaaaaatgtcagaagtGCTGAACGCTTATGAGTGA
- the LOC137029576 gene encoding protein rapunzel-like, which translates to MSSSLERVVAQKKEAIEAVMEMFERGAEVLASAVGEMSPLFEAAAPVLKLVLNNVESKEVIYVKDQFLVVRSKLDVLSSQLQDIDSEIRRRRLDTQFFSVEENMRNQFRKYIDILEAKPEYKEVKKRLFLEHFFITGGEKNLCVLYDAVMGNSTFGEPILDVVEQYEARNRRVLEDFCVRLKELLCLGIIALLGYCFLTLGEEAEQAKIQEWSTKIQEIEMKMKETIKKCVHSFPEQAELDIKRLVKEREDGNLQEMAKELLDFLVKKYDWVSWSIRVVSNLGKIRNLRAGQNFQCVAGQSYFEVSQGNDVNLVVSFCSAPQPVPNESIKQMMEGPARKGDAKAVVELLEEQLAGFLVHAVSRHKESFAVSSFPEECHYWDKHKNVNVCVHAENI; encoded by the coding sequence ATGTCCAGTTCACTAGAGAGGGTTGTAGCCCAGAAGAAGGAGGCGATTGAAGCAGTAATGGAGATGTTTGAGAGAGGAGCCGAGGTGCTGGCCAGCGCTGTTGGAGAGATGTCGCCACTTTTTGAGGCTGCAGCTCCAGTACTCAAGCTCGTCCTCAACAATGTGGAAAGCAAGGAGGTCATATATGTCAAAGATCAATTTCTAGTTGTGAGAAGCAAATTGGATGTCCTCTCATCTCAGCTACAAGATATTGACTCTGAGATTAGGAGGAGACGTTTGGATACCCAGTTCTTCTCTGTGGAGGAAAATATGCGGAACCAGTTTAGAAAATACATTGACATTCTGGAGGCCAAACCTGAGTATAAGGAAGTCAAAAAACGCTTGTTCTTGGAGCACTTTTTCATAACAGGTGGAGAGAAAAACCTCTGCGTGCTTTATGATGCTGTGATGGGGAACAGCACTTTTGGGGAGCCAATCCTGGATGTTGTGGAACAATACGAGGCCAGAAACAGACGGGTCCTGGAAGACTTCTGCGTCAGGCTGAAGGAGCTGCTCTGCCTAGGAATAATTGCTCTTCTGGGATATTGTTTCCTTACTCTGGGCGAAGAAGCTGAGCAGGCGAAGATTCAAGAGTGGAGCACGAAAATCCAAGAAATTGAGATGAAAATGAAGGAAACGATAAAGAAATGTGTGCATTCATTTCCAGAGCAAGCTGAACTGGACATCAAGAGGCTTGTGAAGGAGAGAGAGGATGGGAACCTCCAGGAAATGGCCAAAGAACTGCTGGACTTCCTGGTGAAGAAGTACGACTGGGTGAGCTGGTCCATCAGAGTCGTTAGTAACTTGGGCAAAATTAGAAACTTGAGAGCTGGACAAAACTTTCAATGTGTGGCCGGACAGAGTTATTTTGAAGTGTCTCAAGGAAATGACGTAAACCTGGTGGTCTCGTTCTGCAGCGCCCCTCAGCCTGTGCCCAATGAGAGCATAAAACAGATGATGGAAGGTCCTGCGAGGAAGGGAGATGCCAAAGCTGTCGTGGAGCTTCTGGAGGAACAGTTAGCTGGTTTTCTGGTTCATGCCGTCAGTCGTCACAAGGAGAGCTTTGCTGTGTCCAGTTTTCCTGAAGAATGTCACTACTGGGACAAACACAAGAACGTGAATGTCTGTGTGCATGCAGAGAACATTTag